One genomic segment of Pongo pygmaeus isolate AG05252 chromosome 19, NHGRI_mPonPyg2-v2.0_pri, whole genome shotgun sequence includes these proteins:
- the LOC129029890 gene encoding CMT1A duplicated region transcript 15 protein-like protein isoform X1, with the protein MFSCCFPILRGCCFRNGGSDSLFRRCQRRLIPHPRCLWPFVRRRTQVPRGSPGQVLAGQAMPEIPSGLHLHIVPVQEEIWEPMEAQTHAPGQYAEIATPAAPAVEPEPAWEEPPPERVLELEGAPAKDQIKEDLPEIMAPTVATGLSPGAESVGGERSGRERVTSTASASSSHAAPHPGHGGKHGGGDQGIQTGLLYIAGKEVLSFIRTTALLLQCLFVVLILLGYILEQKVLKSIKRRLGRRVPVAPPALRRNLLCQAWMRVCNWASRLFAPNVLPRTGS; encoded by the exons ATGTTCTCATGTTGCTTCCCCATTTTGAGAGGTTGCTGCTTCAGGAATGGCGGGAGTGACAGCCTTTTCCGACGATGCCAAAGAAGGCTCATCCCTCACCCCAGATGCCTGTGGCCCTTTGTAAGAAGGCGCACCCAGGTACCACGGGGCAGCCCGGGGCAGGTCCTAGCAGGCCAGGCCATGCCAGAGATCCCATCGGGGCTGCATCTGCACATTGTCCCTGTCCAGGAGGAGATTTGGGAGCCCATGGAGGCACAGACACATG CTCCTGGTCAATATGCAGAAATAGCAACACCTGCGGCACCAGCTGTAGAGCCAGAGCCAGCATGGGAAGAGCCCCCTCCAGAGAGAGTGCTGGAGCTGGAGGGAGCTCCAGCCAAGGACCAGATCAAGGAGGATCTGCCTGAAATCATGGCACCTACTGTAGCCACTGGCCTTAGCCCTGGAGCTGAAAGCGTGGGTGGAGAGAGAAGTGGGAGGGAAAGGGTGACTAGCACAGCTTCAGCCAGCAGCTCCCATGCTGCCCCTcatcctgggcatggtggcaaacatgGAGGTGGGGACCAGGGCATTCAAACTGGACTCCTGTACATTGCTGGAAAGGAGGTTCTCTCATTCATTAGAACCACAGCCCTGCTGCTGCAGTGCCTGTTTGTTGTGCTAATACTGCTGGGGTATATCCTTGAGCAGAAGGTGCTCAAAAGCATTAAAAGAAGGCTGGGAAGAAGAGTTCCAGTAGCTCCTCCTGCTCTCAGACGCAATCTCCTCTGCCAGGCATGGATGCGTGTCTGCAACTGGGCATCCAGGCTGTTTGCCCCTAATGTGCTGCCCCGAACGGGCTCTTAA
- the LOC129029890 gene encoding CMT1A duplicated region transcript 15 protein-like protein isoform X2 translates to MPKKAHPSPQMPVALCKKAHPAPGQYAEIATPAAPAVEPEPAWEEPPPERVLELEGAPAKDQIKEDLPEIMAPTVATGLSPGAESVGGERSGRERVTSTASASSSHAAPHPGHGGKHGGGDQGIQTGLLYIAGKEVLSFIRTTALLLQCLFVVLILLGYILEQKVLKSIKRRLGRRVPVAPPALRRNLLCQAWMRVCNWASRLFAPNVLPRTGS, encoded by the exons ATGCCAAAGAAGGCTCATCCCTCACCCCAGATGCCTGTGGCCCTTTGTAAGAAGGCGCACCCAG CTCCTGGTCAATATGCAGAAATAGCAACACCTGCGGCACCAGCTGTAGAGCCAGAGCCAGCATGGGAAGAGCCCCCTCCAGAGAGAGTGCTGGAGCTGGAGGGAGCTCCAGCCAAGGACCAGATCAAGGAGGATCTGCCTGAAATCATGGCACCTACTGTAGCCACTGGCCTTAGCCCTGGAGCTGAAAGCGTGGGTGGAGAGAGAAGTGGGAGGGAAAGGGTGACTAGCACAGCTTCAGCCAGCAGCTCCCATGCTGCCCCTcatcctgggcatggtggcaaacatgGAGGTGGGGACCAGGGCATTCAAACTGGACTCCTGTACATTGCTGGAAAGGAGGTTCTCTCATTCATTAGAACCACAGCCCTGCTGCTGCAGTGCCTGTTTGTTGTGCTAATACTGCTGGGGTATATCCTTGAGCAGAAGGTGCTCAAAAGCATTAAAAGAAGGCTGGGAAGAAGAGTTCCAGTAGCTCCTCCTGCTCTCAGACGCAATCTCCTCTGCCAGGCATGGATGCGTGTCTGCAACTGGGCATCCAGGCTGTTTGCCCCTAATGTGCTGCCCCGAACGGGCTCTTAA